A segment of the Streptomyces sp. Tu 2975 genome:
GTCGAGGTCCGCTGCACGGACGTCACGGACGTCGACACCTCCCCGTACGACGCGGTCTTCGCCGACCCGGCCCGCCGCGGCGGGCGTGGCCGCATCTTCGATCCGGAGGCGTACTCGCCGCCTCTGTCCTGGGCGATCGGCGCGGCCCGCACCCGCCCCCACGCGGCCCTGAAGGTCGCCCCGGGCATCCCCCACGAGGCGGTCCCCGAGGACGCCGAGGCGGAGTGGATCTCGGACGGCGGCGACGTCAAGGAGGCGGTGCTCTGGTTCGGCACGGCCCCGTCCGCCGTCCGCGCCACCCTCCTGCCCGGCCCGCACACCCTGACCGGCCGCGGACTGCCGAACCCGCCGGTCCGCCCGGTCGGCCGCTACCTGTACGAGCCCGACGGGGCCGCGATCCGCGCCCACCTGGTCGCGGAGGTCGCCCAGGACGTGTCGGGCGGTCTTCTCGACGAGACGATCGCATACATCACCTCGGACGAACTGCGCCCGACCCCGTATGCGGCGGCGTACGAGATCACCGACGAACTCCCTTTCAATCTCAAGAGGTTGAAGGCGCTGCTGCGGGAACGTGGAGTCGGCAACCTCACCGTGAAGAAACGCGGCTCAGCGGTCGAACCGGAAGAGGTCCGCCGTAAGGTGAAGCCGCAGGGCCCGAACGCGGCGACGGTCTTCCTGACGCGGGTGGCGGGCGCGCCGACGACGCTGATCGGCCGGCCGGTGTAGCGGACATCACATTCGCCTCTGCCTTTGCAAAGTCTGTGCTGTCAGCGGGCGTTGTTACGGTTCAAGAGATTTCATCGACCGCGTGGAGGGGGAACCATGGTCGACAAAGCCCATCTCGACGTCTCCGACGACGACCTGACCAGACTCGCCGGCGACCTCGACGACATGCAGCGCCACCTGGACAACCAGGTGCGGCGGATGGACGCGGTCGTCGACCGCATCGAGGCCGGCTGGAAGGGCGAGGCGGCCAAGGGCTACCGGGCCCTGCACCAAGGGGCGGCCGAGGACGCCGTACGCATCCGGGAGATCCTCAAGGTCCTCGAACAGGCCATGCGGATGAGCCGGGACGGCTTCACCGACCAGGAAC
Coding sequences within it:
- a CDS encoding SAM-dependent methyltransferase, which codes for MNDLDPLAAFTALRTEEGEALLASLASYDPARELAVATRLRREHPAALVSAALGQARLRQRAAVKFGAEDARRMFFTPNGVEQSTRRSVADHRAARLAALGVRSVADLCSGIGGDAIALARAGISVLAVDRDPLTAEVARANVEALGLSALVEVRCTDVTDVDTSPYDAVFADPARRGGRGRIFDPEAYSPPLSWAIGAARTRPHAALKVAPGIPHEAVPEDAEAEWISDGGDVKEAVLWFGTAPSAVRATLLPGPHTLTGRGLPNPPVRPVGRYLYEPDGAAIRAHLVAEVAQDVSGGLLDETIAYITSDELRPTPYAAAYEITDELPFNLKRLKALLRERGVGNLTVKKRGSAVEPEEVRRKVKPQGPNAATVFLTRVAGAPTTLIGRPV
- a CDS encoding WXG100 family type VII secretion target, whose translation is MVDKAHLDVSDDDLTRLAGDLDDMQRHLDNQVRRMDAVVDRIEAGWKGEAAKGYRALHQGAAEDAVRIREILKVLEQAMRMSRDGFTDQELDTLRRMRQAESGVDAALEAAKLSEGTAPLTPASRILDV